One part of the Prunus persica cultivar Lovell chromosome G5, Prunus_persica_NCBIv2, whole genome shotgun sequence genome encodes these proteins:
- the LOC18777809 gene encoding protein BREAKING OF ASYMMETRY IN THE STOMATAL LINEAGE: protein MCSTPWTMTRLVRWRVKDWASCFLACRFSLDDKAADRCCPATPQLPIRNMAFDMQDDSRCNETNTKKMSRHKKCSRERRLSHSSQQVKGTCPVESRSSNNSRCRPHFSDEEFIVFCFKEDGAFDVVKNGKPEAASSIDCTSRNSPRPVNRKLNYGEDTKRAERCSNQERLTGKAYDIYPTTNDGKCIIFDQKDEEEEEENYLGTEPHPGSIAEDCRMVSVESSDSNQSDGSTGSFAFPVLGLEWTGSPVQMPKSEALELRKHKARCIGFQFQCCRF from the exons atgtgCAGCACGCCATGGACAATGACAAGGCTAGTGAGATGGCGTGTGAAGGACTGGGCTTCATGTTTCTTGGCTTGCAGGTTTTCTTTAG ATGATAAAGCAGCTGATAGATGTTGTCCTGCAACCCCCCAACTACCAATAAGAAACATGGCTTTCGATATGCAGGATGACAGCAGATGCAATGAGACAAATACGAAAAAGATGTCAAGGCACAAAAAATGCAGCCGAGAACGACGATTAAGCCACAGTTCGCAACAGGTTAAAGGCACTTGCCCAGTTGAAAGTAGGAGTTCCAATAACTCAAGATGCAGGCCACATTTTTCAGACGAAGAATTTATAGTATTCTGCtttaaagaagatggagcATTCGACGTCgtgaaaaatggaaaaccgGAAGCCGCCAGTAGTATAGACTGCACGTCAAGAAACTCACCAAGGCCTGTGAATCGCAAG CTTAATTATGGCGAGGATACAAAAAGAGCTGAAAGGTGTAGCAATCAGGAGAGGTTGACTGGAAAAGCATATGATATTTACCCTACAACAAATGATGGAAAATGTATCATCTTTGACCAAAAG gatgaggaagaagaagaggagaattACTTGGGTACAGAACCACATCCTGGTAGCATTGCTGAGGATTGTAGGATGGTGTCCGTTGAATCAAGTGATTCTAATCAATCCGACGGCAGTACAGGCTCTTTTGCTTTTCCAGT GTTGGGTTTGGAGTGGACGGGCAGTCCCGTGCAAATGCCAAAGTCAGAAGCTCTGGAATTAAGAAAGCACAAGGCTCGCTGTATAGGCTTTCAGTTTCAGTGCTGTAGATTCTGA
- the LOC18777294 gene encoding uncharacterized protein LOC18777294 yields MYEAQNFLESQDNSSNFGQDLKSWLSGDANSSPTQSSLAHSSTTTTHNSNVDRVLFKDLVEIVPLVQSLIDRKASSSFTRRGSVTYTKTPSRESLSKKVTEQKGRNPAQSIPIRKKRDHGDKDPSTNSSNNPDSDIFSNFSSRTSAEQEELDALRVQVDDLQRKVLEKEELLKSSEISKDQMKAIQAKLDEMKHQVSEKDALIKAAKLQLSDAKIKLADKQAALEKLQWEAMTSNRKVEKLQEELDSLQGQISSFMFLFEGLMKADAIVYGEDYDISPCTVDHLPHIDDLDETHMRKMEEARKVYITAVAAAKEKQDEESIAAAASARLQLQSLVL; encoded by the exons atgtACGAGGCACAGAATTTCCTGGAATCGCAAGataattcaagtaattttgGCCAGGACCTAAAATCGTGGCTTTCAGGGGATGCCAACTCGTCCCCAACTCAGTCCTCACTCGCTCATtcttccaccaccaccacccacaACAGCAATGTCGATCGCGTCCTCTTCAAAGACCTCGTCGAGATCGTCCCTCTCGTTCAGTCCCTCATC GATCGGAAAGCAAGCAGTTCGTTTACGCGGCGTGGTTCGGTGACCTACACCAAGACACCTTCTAGAGAATCCTTATCCAAAAAA GTAACTGAACAAAAAGGGAGGAATCCAGCTCAATCCATTCCCATAAGAAAGAAGAGGGATCATGGAGACAAGGACCCCAGCACAAATTCTAGCAATAACCCTGATTCTGAcatcttttctaatttttcctCAAGAACTTCAGCAGAGCAAGAAGAGTTGGATGCATTAAGGGTACAAGTGGATGATCTACAAAGAAAAGTATTAGAGAAGGAGGAACTTTTAAAGTCATCGGAGATATCAAAGGACCAAATGAAAGCTATTCAAGCAAAACTTGACGAAATGAAGCACCAAGTTTCAGAAAAGGATGCGTTAATCAAGGCTGCTAAGCTACAACTCTCCGATGCAAAG ATTAAGCTTGCAGATAAGCAAGCTGCTTTGGAAAAGTTACAGTGGGAAGCAATGACATCTAACAGGAAAGTGGAGAAGCTTCAGGAGGAGCTAGACTCCTTGCAAGGACAGATTTCATCGTTTATGTTCCTATTTGAAGGCTTGATGAAAGCGGATGCCATTGTATACGGTGAAGATTATGATATTTCACCGTGCACTGTGGATCATCTTCCTCATATC GATGATTTGGATGAGACGCATATGCGGAAAATGGAAGAAGCTAGAAAAGTTTACATCACTGCTGTTGCCGctgcaaaagaaaagcaagatGAAGAATCTATTGCTGCTGCAGCCAGTGCAAGGTTACAACTTCAATCATTGGTTCTCTAA